The Kordia sp. SMS9 genome window below encodes:
- a CDS encoding outer membrane beta-barrel family protein, giving the protein MYAKTTFYTLLTLLFFSLRMNSQTQETTLVTGKIVSETNEILPFVNVLVNTLDGALVKATISNENGLFTLKDIAPKTYMLKISFVGYTTLSREITLGTKKNDLGTIIMSVSAESLEAVTVVAEKPIIQVEPDKTVFNVASMVGSAGNNGLEILRKAPGVRLDNDNNIVVEGKAGVLIYIDDRQSFLAGDDLTAFLQSLQADTIESIEIITQPSSKYDAAGNAGIINIKLKREKGLGTRGSVSSTVTVGDYARTNNSVSINSRFKKWTFFGSYSNFFGRSTGFINLFRTQGDKIFDAQTDSENDAFSNNFRTGADYYLSKESVIGTVVSVNLRDAASTSNSVTPIIDRNTRVTDSILRAPNSSENNSFNLNANVNYRYKDTLGTSFSVDLDYGRYTRERFNNQPNFYTTPTGEILNANITYQETPIDINIYAAKVDYGQKLGKGSFEAGAKVSKVITDNTFNFFDVINGVNNLNMNRSNEFEYDEKIYALYAKYNFALDKWKFQAGLRMERTDSQGELTAENTDQNQVVSRQYTDFFPSAGISYQANATNSLALSYSRRIQRPNYQILNPFEFQLDELSFSRGNPFLQPQYTDNFKISHTYKYTLTTSFSYSYISDFFAQVTEAEGENRNFLNTRNVADQEVYNLSISYPFKVNNWWRAYANVYGLYTKFTATNPAFITIDQNTFGFYAQTTFSLPKEIKLEVSGWYSSPSIWGGTYETQSLGSLNIAVQKSWGNWTGKITMNDVLYTIPWQGVTQFGDLRIDGRGGSDSRNINFYVRYSFGNSDVKNAKKRDGSLEDEKGRIGG; this is encoded by the coding sequence ATGTACGCTAAAACTACTTTTTATACACTACTCACTTTATTGTTTTTCTCTTTAAGGATGAACAGTCAAACGCAAGAAACAACGCTTGTTACGGGAAAAATTGTATCTGAAACCAATGAAATTTTACCTTTTGTAAATGTCCTTGTCAATACGCTTGATGGTGCATTGGTAAAAGCAACCATTTCCAATGAAAACGGACTATTTACACTAAAAGACATTGCACCGAAAACTTACATGTTAAAAATTTCTTTTGTCGGATATACTACGCTTTCGCGAGAAATTACACTTGGTACGAAAAAAAATGATTTGGGAACAATCATCATGAGTGTTTCTGCTGAATCTTTGGAAGCCGTGACAGTTGTGGCTGAAAAACCAATCATTCAAGTTGAGCCTGATAAAACCGTATTCAACGTAGCAAGTATGGTGGGAAGTGCAGGAAACAACGGATTGGAAATTCTGCGAAAAGCGCCTGGCGTACGTTTAGACAATGACAACAATATTGTAGTAGAAGGAAAAGCAGGTGTACTAATCTACATTGACGATCGTCAAAGTTTCTTGGCAGGCGATGATTTAACAGCATTTTTACAATCATTACAGGCAGATACCATTGAAAGTATAGAAATCATTACACAACCATCCTCTAAATATGATGCGGCTGGAAATGCAGGAATCATCAATATCAAACTCAAAAGAGAAAAAGGGTTGGGAACGCGCGGAAGTGTGTCAAGCACAGTTACAGTGGGAGATTATGCGCGAACCAACAATTCGGTTTCCATCAACAGTCGTTTTAAAAAATGGACGTTTTTTGGAAGTTATTCTAACTTTTTTGGGCGTTCCACAGGATTCATTAATTTATTTAGAACGCAAGGCGATAAAATTTTTGATGCACAAACCGATTCTGAAAACGATGCTTTTTCTAATAATTTCCGAACAGGAGCCGATTATTATCTTTCCAAAGAAAGCGTCATCGGAACTGTAGTTAGCGTAAATCTTCGTGATGCAGCATCAACTTCCAACAGTGTTACACCAATTATTGACCGAAATACGCGCGTTACGGATAGCATTTTGCGCGCGCCAAACAGTTCGGAAAATAACAGTTTCAATCTAAATGCCAATGTGAATTATCGCTACAAAGATACATTAGGAACCAGTTTTAGTGTCGATTTAGATTACGGACGTTACACGCGGGAACGTTTTAACAATCAACCCAACTTTTACACCACACCAACGGGCGAAATTTTAAATGCAAATATTACCTATCAAGAAACACCAATTGACATCAATATTTACGCCGCCAAAGTAGATTATGGACAAAAATTGGGAAAAGGATCGTTTGAAGCAGGCGCAAAGGTTTCCAAAGTGATTACAGACAATACGTTTAACTTTTTTGATGTCATCAATGGTGTGAACAATCTCAATATGAACCGAAGCAATGAATTTGAATATGATGAGAAAATTTACGCACTCTACGCCAAATATAACTTTGCGCTCGACAAATGGAAATTTCAAGCAGGTTTGCGTATGGAACGTACGGATTCACAAGGCGAATTGACGGCAGAAAATACCGATCAAAACCAAGTTGTTTCACGCCAATATACAGACTTTTTCCCATCGGCAGGAATTTCCTATCAAGCCAATGCTACCAACTCATTAGCGTTAAGTTACAGTCGTAGAATTCAACGTCCAAACTATCAAATCTTAAATCCGTTTGAGTTTCAGTTGGATGAATTGAGTTTTAGTCGTGGTAATCCATTCTTACAACCACAATACACGGACAATTTTAAAATATCACACACGTATAAATATACCTTAACGACAAGTTTCAGTTATTCGTACATTTCCGATTTCTTTGCGCAAGTTACGGAAGCTGAAGGTGAAAACAGAAACTTTTTAAATACTCGAAACGTAGCGGATCAGGAAGTGTATAATTTGAGTATTTCCTATCCGTTCAAAGTTAACAATTGGTGGCGCGCGTATGCCAATGTGTATGGTTTATATACCAAATTCACAGCAACAAATCCTGCGTTTATTACCATTGACCAAAATACTTTCGGATTTTATGCGCAAACGACGTTTTCATTGCCAAAAGAAATCAAACTTGAAGTCAGTGGTTGGTACAGCAGTCCATCCATTTGGGGCGGAACGTATGAAACGCAAAGTTTAGGTTCGCTAAATATTGCTGTACAAAAATCATGGGGAAACTGGACAGGGAAAATCACGATGAACGATGTTTTATACACCATTCCTTGGCAAGGAGTTACACAATTTGGCGATTTACGTATTGACGGTCGCGGCGGAAGTGACAGCCGAAATATCAACTTTTATGTTCGCTATTCATTTGGAAACAGCGATGTGAAAAATGCCAAAAAACGTGATGGAAGTTTGGAAGATGAAAAGGGGAGAATTGGTGGTTAG
- a CDS encoding lanthionine synthetase LanC family protein has product MDNVNNMVKEQLEETLQEIDRIIAIEISKQDNIGVLAGLSGISLFHFYYSRYLNNSEQVEKGSEVLMTCVEKLNNGFSQLAYCNGISGFGWVLDHLKQHDFIGIDADGLLTQFDANLEIFMMKSTENENYEFLYGALGTAYYFLNRYENTETAAAKEQYKIILLKFLSLLSKTAIQIDDDKIVWNSILNPNTNANGYNLGVAHGISGIIGILSKMHQHNDFRTKTQPLLKQTVNYILSCKNEEEVVFSYFPNSIKQEEKGTGKSRLAWCYGDLGIGTLLLKASEALQDATLKNEVLDILRHAAKRKTEAETWVNDAACCHGAFGNALLFKRIYQHTEETIFKETADFWFETGFNMIHYGKDDARVREWKMNADHWKSTSSLIEGAAGIGLVIIDFLAEDDLHWDACLLTH; this is encoded by the coding sequence ATGGATAATGTCAATAATATGGTCAAAGAACAATTAGAAGAAACTTTACAAGAAATTGACCGTATCATAGCTATCGAAATTTCTAAACAAGACAATATTGGAGTACTTGCTGGACTTTCGGGCATTTCACTATTTCACTTTTACTATTCAAGATACCTAAACAATTCAGAGCAAGTAGAAAAAGGTTCAGAAGTTTTGATGACTTGTGTCGAAAAACTCAATAACGGATTCAGTCAATTGGCGTATTGTAATGGAATCTCAGGTTTTGGTTGGGTTTTAGATCATTTAAAGCAACATGATTTTATAGGAATTGATGCAGATGGTTTGCTAACTCAATTTGACGCGAATTTAGAAATTTTCATGATGAAAAGTACTGAAAATGAAAACTATGAGTTTCTGTACGGAGCTTTAGGAACTGCCTATTATTTTTTGAATCGTTATGAAAATACTGAAACCGCAGCTGCTAAAGAACAGTATAAAATAATACTGCTCAAATTTCTTTCTCTGTTATCAAAAACAGCCATACAAATTGATGATGATAAAATTGTTTGGAATTCAATACTGAATCCAAACACAAATGCTAACGGATACAATTTAGGTGTTGCGCACGGAATTTCTGGGATTATTGGAATACTCTCCAAAATGCATCAACATAACGATTTTAGGACAAAAACACAACCTTTGCTAAAACAAACGGTCAATTACATTCTTTCCTGTAAAAATGAAGAAGAAGTTGTCTTTTCATACTTTCCAAATTCAATCAAACAAGAAGAAAAAGGAACTGGTAAAAGTCGATTGGCTTGGTGTTATGGTGATTTAGGTATTGGAACGTTACTTTTAAAAGCTTCAGAAGCATTACAAGATGCGACTTTAAAAAATGAAGTACTTGATATACTAAGACATGCGGCGAAAAGAAAAACAGAAGCGGAAACTTGGGTAAATGATGCTGCCTGCTGTCACGGAGCCTTTGGAAATGCTTTACTTTTTAAAAGAATATACCAACATACGGAAGAAACTATCTTTAAAGAAACGGCCGATTTTTGGTTTGAAACTGGTTTCAATATGATTCATTACGGAAAAGACGATGCGCGTGTTCGCGAATGGAAAATGAACGCTGACCACTGGAAATCTACTAGTTCACTCATAGAAGGAGCTGCCGGAATTGGACTTGTTATTATTGATTTCTTAGCAGAAGATGATCTTCACTGGGATGCATGTTTACTGACACATTAA
- a CDS encoding nucleotidyltransferase domain-containing protein: MKEALQTFINIWKEKEEVNGILLCGSYAVGLGKKHSDVDIRLLLNDDQELQFKGLQEINGTSFSYLGRTKEKIIKKFNTDYFNNSKIEARNFHKGQILYDQNDTIKKIKAIAAHYFKTPFLKSETSLEARKDMIHSLFSRYEYLKEADENAPFFHYNLMLFMNLAIMYYSKILKIELDFDTKLDRMLNDKAYIENYEFEEFPDKAFINLWQKTIETRRKSDLETIFQYLKKVLYDIDQKNFIMYWR; this comes from the coding sequence ATGAAAGAAGCATTACAAACATTCATCAACATTTGGAAAGAAAAAGAAGAAGTAAACGGAATTCTTTTATGTGGAAGCTACGCTGTCGGATTGGGTAAAAAACATTCGGATGTTGACATTCGCCTGTTGTTAAATGACGATCAAGAACTTCAATTTAAAGGACTTCAAGAAATTAATGGCACTTCCTTTTCGTACTTAGGAAGAACAAAAGAAAAAATCATTAAAAAATTTAATACAGACTATTTCAACAATTCAAAAATAGAAGCTCGAAACTTTCATAAAGGACAAATTCTATACGATCAAAATGACACTATCAAAAAAATAAAAGCAATTGCAGCACATTATTTTAAAACTCCTTTTCTCAAATCAGAAACCTCTCTAGAAGCGCGAAAAGACATGATCCATTCATTATTTAGTCGATATGAATATCTAAAAGAAGCAGATGAAAACGCTCCTTTTTTTCATTACAATCTTATGTTGTTTATGAATCTTGCCATCATGTATTATTCAAAAATATTGAAAATTGAATTGGATTTTGACACAAAACTCGATCGAATGCTAAATGATAAAGCGTACATTGAAAATTACGAATTTGAAGAATTTCCAGACAAAGCATTCATCAATCTTTGGCAAAAAACAATCGAAACTAGAAGAAAATCTGATTTAGAAACTATTTTTCAATACCTAAAAAAAGTACTGTACGACATAGATCAGAAAAACTTTATAATGTATTGGAGATAA
- a CDS encoding lanthionine synthetase LanC family protein yields the protein MNTIQTDTILHNIALELDRTIKDTSAIGLNGKAAIVLYFFYYYKFFQEEAYADKAIHLLQETIEGIDATSSVNLREGISGIGWTLEHLNENNFIAIDIDAAFAHTFDDYIYESMHAFAIAGNFDYHSGVLGFCLYFVKRFQHTQSAALKATYEDYITQVIFFMENQRIRKTLESEQFAKHTHNKTEVLTNTVNFLLLLLSLKTFDPLVRPLIAYYSALLLKEVSQNTQQNAATALCLWKVGTEMSIASMKEKAAQLFDENQFAESSASISNYYVCYQSYAYVFQKTQQQHYQKLRDAYQDQFKKALNSYQIEGTAVGIWNHLTHVGLSIIQMENKFSTNWDECLLLTTTA from the coding sequence ATGAACACAATACAAACAGATACAATACTACACAACATTGCTCTTGAGTTGGATCGTACTATAAAAGATACTTCTGCAATTGGACTCAACGGAAAAGCCGCAATTGTGTTGTACTTTTTTTATTACTATAAATTTTTTCAAGAAGAAGCCTATGCGGACAAAGCAATTCATCTCTTACAAGAAACTATTGAAGGAATAGATGCAACTTCGAGTGTAAACTTACGCGAAGGCATTTCAGGAATCGGTTGGACACTTGAGCATCTCAATGAAAATAATTTTATTGCCATAGATATTGACGCAGCATTTGCCCATACTTTTGACGACTATATTTATGAGAGCATGCACGCGTTTGCTATTGCAGGGAACTTTGACTATCATTCGGGTGTATTAGGTTTTTGTTTATATTTTGTAAAACGATTTCAACATACCCAATCGGCTGCGCTAAAAGCAACCTATGAAGATTATATTACGCAGGTTATTTTCTTTATGGAAAATCAACGAATCCGTAAAACGCTTGAATCAGAACAATTTGCTAAACACACACACAATAAAACGGAGGTTTTAACCAATACTGTAAACTTTCTGCTGCTGCTATTATCTCTAAAAACATTTGATCCGCTAGTTCGCCCATTAATAGCATATTACAGTGCGTTGCTACTGAAAGAAGTTTCTCAAAACACGCAACAAAACGCTGCAACTGCATTGTGTTTATGGAAAGTAGGCACTGAAATGTCGATAGCTTCCATGAAAGAAAAAGCTGCACAACTATTTGATGAAAACCAGTTTGCTGAAAGTTCAGCTTCAATATCTAATTATTATGTATGTTATCAATCGTATGCATACGTATTTCAAAAAACGCAACAACAACACTACCAAAAATTGCGAGATGCTTACCAAGATCAATTCAAAAAAGCACTCAATTCATACCAAATTGAAGGCACAGCTGTAGGTATTTGGAACCATTTAACACATGTGGGATTAAGTATTATACAAATGGAAAATAAATTTTCGACAAATTGGGACGAGTGTCTATTACTAACAACCACAGCATGA
- a CDS encoding TlpA disulfide reductase family protein — MKHLDKLHILLFTIFCISCGQKETKSKNYSLKEGSWHVSLTVQDAKELPFIFTTTAKGIEIHNADERIPITDITIKEDSITIKMDVYEGVLKGKFTDKNTITGEFAKVSLDRFVPFTATFGETKRFPTAKGNAEANISGNWETVFSPNIEADRYIAKGIFQQNGNTVTGTFRTTTGDYRYLEGTLNGNQLQLSTFDGAHAFLFTATVTDSTMIGEFQSGNHWKEPFTAKRNENYELPDAKSLTYIKEGYDEFNFSFPDVDGNMISLTDENLKDKVRIVQIMGTWCPNCLDESTYYSNYAKNNPKVKFIAVAFEYAKTKEKAFNNIKKLQKRLNIPYPIVLAQFGTSDKQKAQEKLPMLNHVLSYPTTIFIDKKGNVRRIHTGFNGPATGNKYTEFVKDFESFVSALESE; from the coding sequence ATGAAACATCTAGATAAACTTCATATTCTACTCTTCACCATTTTTTGCATTTCCTGTGGACAGAAAGAAACGAAATCTAAAAATTACAGTTTAAAAGAAGGTTCTTGGCATGTATCATTGACGGTTCAAGATGCCAAAGAATTACCGTTTATTTTCACGACGACAGCAAAAGGAATTGAAATTCACAATGCAGATGAACGCATTCCGATTACGGATATTACGATCAAAGAAGATTCGATCACGATAAAAATGGACGTATATGAAGGTGTGTTGAAAGGAAAATTTACAGATAAAAATACAATCACAGGCGAATTTGCAAAAGTTTCCTTAGATAGATTTGTTCCGTTTACGGCAACTTTTGGAGAAACAAAACGTTTTCCAACCGCAAAAGGTAATGCAGAAGCTAATATTTCTGGAAATTGGGAAACCGTGTTTAGTCCCAATATAGAAGCGGATCGCTACATTGCAAAAGGTATTTTTCAACAGAACGGAAACACTGTTACAGGAACATTTAGAACCACTACAGGCGATTATCGCTATTTGGAAGGAACACTGAATGGCAATCAACTACAACTGTCTACGTTTGATGGTGCGCATGCGTTTCTATTCACGGCAACGGTGACGGATAGTACGATGATTGGCGAGTTTCAATCTGGAAATCACTGGAAAGAACCGTTTACAGCAAAACGAAATGAAAACTATGAATTGCCTGATGCGAAAAGTCTAACGTACATTAAAGAAGGCTATGACGAATTCAACTTTTCTTTTCCAGATGTTGATGGCAACATGATTTCTTTAACCGATGAAAATTTAAAAGATAAAGTCCGCATTGTACAAATTATGGGAACATGGTGTCCAAATTGCTTGGATGAATCAACCTACTATTCCAACTATGCAAAAAACAATCCTAAAGTAAAATTTATTGCGGTAGCTTTTGAATATGCAAAAACGAAAGAAAAAGCATTCAACAACATTAAAAAATTACAAAAACGACTCAATATTCCATATCCGATCGTTTTGGCACAATTTGGCACTTCCGACAAGCAAAAAGCACAAGAAAAATTACCAATGTTGAATCATGTATTATCCTATCCAACAACCATTTTTATAGACAAAAAAGGAAACGTCCGACGCATTCATACAGGTTTTAATGGACCAGCTACGGGCAACAAATACACTGAATTTGTAAAAGACTTTGAAAGTTTTGTTTCAGCATTAGAAAGCGAATAA
- a CDS encoding endonuclease codes for MKKRLLWLFLAVSITAYAQVPSYYNDVNLSQSGTNLKDELATKIISTHTTFLSYTPGVWNALQQSDVDLSNNSNVLLIYGHNDTDGSVVNDRTRDKFQNGGNVGDWNREHVFAKSLANPNLGTSGPGADAHNLRACDFQQNSTRNNRKFGTGTGAAGYINPIGNWYPGDEWRGDVARIVMFMYLRYGNQCLPVNVGSGATLTVDANMIDLFLQWNVDDPVSAYEENRNNVLAGIQGNRNPFIDNPAFATQIWGGPQAEDKFNLGNDTEAPTVPQNLLASNTTTTATTLGWTASTDNVSVASYDVFRNSVFIGSTPNTAYNVSGLSAGTSYTFTVRARDAAGNTSNTSVGVNVTTNMAGATTELLFSEYVEGSSYNKALEVANFTGSTVNLTEYTIKKQTNGAGSWSSGYPLSGTLANGDVFVLAHSSATTGVTSQADATTTNSAITFNGNDAVGLFKNDVLVDIIGVFGSSATFGQDKTLRRKAAITNPNTTYTTSEWDTFASNTFSDLGTHTIDGGTTPDTEAPTIPTNIIASSIGQNNVTLNWTASSDNVGVTAYEVYRDGTLVGSTALTNYNVSGLTVVSTYTFTVRAKDAAGNTSAASAGTNVTTVDTTAPTVPTNIVASNITQTTVDLNWAASADNVGVSVYEIYNSGALVTSTTSTSIQVTGLTPNTAYSFAISATDAAGNTSANSSSVNVSTLADPVFGEDDLFFSEYIEGSSNNKALEISNFTGNSVDLSIYTIKKQTNGAGDWSSPYSLSGVLTDGDVFVVANSSASATVQSKADITTGSAIITFNGNDPVGLFKNDVLIDIIGTFNGGSANFAQDVTLQRKVSITGPNTSYTEAEWDVYATDTFTNLGLPTIDGNGTPGGTTVLHEGFFESGLDGWVDGGGDCARYSGARSYEGSFSIRLRDNSGTASSMTLNNVDVSPYDTVEVEFFFYSYSMETNEDFWLRYNDGSGWQTVKAYASGTDFENNNFYTSKVTLDSASYNFVNNASFRFQCDASANADQIYIDQVSIKGITSGAAARQAIVSSRDKDTAETKFLYSLNEEEVSHEDFTVYPNPTVNELEVRIFVEENASYQIHSMIGQVVKTGDLSNKTIDVRNLKAGMYILQINDGDEILTKKFIKK; via the coding sequence ATGAAAAAACGATTACTCTGGCTATTCTTAGCCGTAAGCATTACTGCGTATGCGCAAGTTCCATCGTATTATAACGATGTGAATTTATCGCAATCGGGTACAAATTTAAAAGACGAACTCGCTACTAAGATCATTTCAACACACACGACTTTTTTATCGTATACGCCAGGTGTTTGGAATGCACTGCAACAATCGGATGTAGATTTAAGTAACAATTCCAATGTATTATTAATTTACGGGCATAATGATACCGATGGAAGCGTTGTCAATGATAGAACGCGAGACAAATTTCAAAACGGTGGAAACGTTGGTGATTGGAATAGAGAGCATGTTTTTGCAAAATCACTAGCCAATCCCAATTTGGGAACTTCAGGTCCTGGAGCCGATGCCCATAACTTGCGTGCTTGTGATTTTCAACAAAATTCAACACGCAACAATCGTAAATTCGGAACTGGAACAGGCGCTGCGGGTTATATAAATCCTATTGGTAATTGGTATCCTGGAGATGAATGGAGAGGAGATGTAGCGCGAATTGTGATGTTTATGTATCTGCGTTACGGAAACCAATGTTTACCTGTAAATGTAGGATCAGGGGCCACTTTAACTGTTGATGCGAATATGATTGATTTATTCTTGCAATGGAATGTAGACGATCCAGTTTCTGCGTATGAAGAAAATCGTAACAATGTATTAGCGGGAATTCAAGGAAATCGTAATCCATTTATTGACAATCCGGCGTTTGCTACACAAATTTGGGGTGGACCACAAGCGGAAGACAAATTTAATTTAGGAAATGATACGGAAGCACCGACAGTTCCTCAAAACTTGCTAGCAAGCAATACAACAACAACGGCAACTACACTAGGCTGGACAGCATCTACGGATAATGTTTCGGTAGCATCGTATGATGTATTCAGAAATAGTGTATTTATTGGAAGTACCCCAAACACAGCCTATAATGTATCCGGATTGTCTGCGGGTACATCGTATACATTTACAGTTCGTGCTAGAGATGCAGCTGGAAATACATCAAACACAAGTGTTGGTGTAAATGTTACCACTAATATGGCTGGCGCGACCACTGAATTATTATTTTCAGAATATGTAGAAGGATCTTCATACAACAAAGCTTTGGAAGTTGCTAACTTTACAGGAAGTACTGTAAACTTAACAGAGTATACCATCAAAAAGCAAACCAATGGAGCTGGAAGTTGGTCTTCAGGATATCCATTAAGTGGAACCTTAGCTAACGGAGATGTATTTGTGTTAGCGCATAGTTCAGCAACTACTGGAGTCACTTCTCAAGCCGATGCAACAACTACAAATTCAGCCATCACTTTTAATGGAAATGATGCTGTAGGATTGTTTAAAAATGATGTATTAGTTGATATTATTGGTGTGTTTGGATCTAGTGCTACGTTCGGACAAGATAAGACATTGCGAAGAAAAGCAGCTATTACCAATCCGAATACTACCTATACCACCTCCGAATGGGATACGTTTGCGAGTAATACTTTTTCTGATCTAGGAACGCATACAATTGATGGTGGAACAACTCCTGACACAGAAGCGCCAACAATTCCGACAAATATCATAGCATCAAGCATTGGTCAAAACAATGTCACGTTAAACTGGACCGCTTCTAGCGATAATGTAGGTGTAACTGCTTACGAGGTGTATAGAGATGGAACACTTGTTGGAAGCACGGCACTAACAAACTACAATGTTTCTGGACTTACCGTTGTAAGCACATATACATTTACCGTAAGAGCAAAAGATGCAGCAGGAAACACATCTGCGGCTAGTGCTGGAACAAACGTAACTACGGTTGATACAACAGCACCAACAGTTCCAACGAATATAGTAGCTTCAAACATTACGCAAACTACCGTTGACTTGAATTGGGCAGCTTCTGCAGATAATGTAGGTGTGAGTGTTTACGAAATATACAATTCAGGAGCCTTGGTAACTTCTACGACTTCAACTTCAATCCAAGTTACAGGATTGACTCCAAACACAGCATATTCATTTGCCATAAGCGCCACAGATGCTGCTGGAAATACGTCTGCAAATAGTAGTAGTGTAAATGTGAGTACATTAGCGGATCCTGTATTTGGTGAAGACGATTTGTTCTTCTCAGAATACATAGAAGGCTCTTCCAATAACAAAGCGTTGGAGATTTCAAACTTTACAGGAAATAGTGTAGATTTATCTATTTACACCATTAAAAAACAAACTAATGGTGCAGGCGATTGGTCTTCTCCATACAGTTTATCAGGAGTATTGACGGATGGTGACGTATTTGTCGTTGCAAACAGTTCAGCGAGTGCTACTGTACAAAGTAAAGCTGATATTACGACTGGAAGCGCTATTATCACTTTCAACGGAAACGATCCTGTTGGATTATTTAAAAACGATGTGTTGATTGATATCATTGGTACTTTTAATGGTGGAAGTGCAAACTTTGCGCAAGATGTCACTTTACAAAGAAAAGTAAGCATCACAGGACCAAATACGAGCTATACAGAAGCAGAGTGGGATGTGTATGCTACGGATACATTTACCAACTTAGGATTGCCTACTATTGATGGAAACGGAACTCCTGGAGGAACGACCGTATTGCATGAAGGATTTTTTGAATCTGGTTTAGATGGCTGGGTTGATGGTGGCGGCGATTGTGCGCGTTATTCGGGAGCTCGTTCGTATGAAGGAAGTTTTTCTATTCGTTTACGTGACAACTCCGGTACCGCTTCTTCCATGACATTGAATAATGTGGATGTAAGTCCGTACGATACGGTAGAAGTGGAGTTCTTTTTCTACTCCTACAGTATGGAAACCAACGAAGATTTCTGGTTACGTTACAATGATGGTTCTGGATGGCAAACGGTAAAAGCGTATGCTAGCGGAACAGATTTTGAAAATAACAACTTCTATACTTCTAAAGTAACCTTAGACAGTGCTTCCTACAATTTTGTAAACAACGCAAGCTTTAGATTCCAATGTGATGCTTCAGCGAATGCTGATCAAATTTATATAGATCAAGTAAGTATCAAAGGAATTACAAGTGGAGCAGCAGCAAGACAAGCTATCGTTTCTTCTAGAGATAAAGATACCGCAGAAACTAAGTTTTTATATAGCTTGAATGAAGAAGAAGTTTCTCATGAAGACTTTACCGTATATCCAAATCCAACAGTTAATGAATTGGAAGTACGAATTTTTGTAGAAGAAAATGCTTCCTATCAAATTCACTCTATGATTGGACAAGTTGTAAAAACAGGCGACTTATCAAACAAAACGATTGATGTGCGTAACTTAAAAGCAGGAATGTACATATTACAAATCAACGATGGTGATGAAATCTTGACCAAGAAATTCATAAAAAAATAA